The Mastacembelus armatus chromosome 9, fMasArm1.2, whole genome shotgun sequence genome contains a region encoding:
- the gapvd1 gene encoding GTPase-activating protein and VPS9 domain-containing protein 1 isoform X1, with protein sequence MVKPDIHTLAHHLKQERLYVASEKQQIQRLNSDVLKTAERLYRAAWIAKQQRINLDRLILTSAEASPAECCQHAKMLEDTQFVDGYKTLGFQETIYGEFLARLRENPRLVASCLVAGERLNQEHTQGVIHTVFTSLYGNCIMQEDESYLLQVLRYLIEFELKESDNPRRLLRRGTCAFSILFKLFSEGLYSAKLFLTATLHEPIMQLLVEDEDHLETDPSKVTESLTPAQRERFGEKGSEGYKQRVQAAVEANEAKLVALVNKFIGYLKQNTYCFPHSLRWIVSQMYKTLSCVERLEVGEVRTMCTDLLLTCFICPAIVNPEQYGIISDAPINEVARFNLMQVGQLLQQLAMADDDADPRRKSSLSKFDKSCVAAFLDVVIGGRAVETPPMSSMNLLEGLSRTAVYITQNQLLALVDFVRSVTTGDHLREEEHMALENLLSNVPQSRTVKSNSLELTPSNTPQHSPATTPANKKNRLPIGQHLAAITSWDPTTTTLSAHIPLVTPFAARSRSRTNIAQEGEAEASSQESLQELMPEEVLVISLGTGPQTVPGMMSENEVLNLQMADGAQGDGHADDTKLHGKPDKTLRFSLCSDNLEGISEGPSNRSNSVSSLDLEGESVSELGAGPSGSNGVEALQLLEHEQATTQDNLDDKLRKFEIRDMMGLTDDRDISETVSETWSTDVLGSDFDPNMDEDRLQEIAGAAAENMLGSLLCLPGSGSVLLDPYGSTISETTSEAWSVEVLPSDSEAPDLKQEERLQELESCSGVGSTSDDTEVREVSSRPSTPGLSVVSGISATSEDIPNKIEDLRSECSSDFGGKDSVASPDGEESGHGAHHLTSPPSQADSLLAMFDPLSTAEGSSTGTIVRPKVHYARPPHPPPDPPIPEASALGQETRHSLFMPHCLAQVELEHTKQRHSFPDRLVRSRSSDIVCPGRRPTSDPGLNRRVAVEERDSAGAFALAPSSSPSKDSLKGEAEDKKDSDDEKSDRNRPWWKKRFVSAIPKVLYWTAESDVPAPIAAFRRRDKPEKDDIAQERIPQDDPVPRQSTQVQAAEDILDKYRNIKRPSPSDGATAGASYDGAGDLCVEDSVHDSPREDTLQNISTDDLPDSASQTAQQHDSKFSFSDAKKKLRLALCSADSVALPIMAPATTRNGLPDHMDPEDNEIVCFLKVQLAEAINLQDKNQMAQIQETTRCVSRFDARTCRKLLAAIAEDYRKRAPYIAYLTRCRQGLQTSQAHLERLLQRVLRDKEVANRYFTTVCVRLLLESKEFEMLDFIKAFQVCTAADDKTAAVEDFLRYLYGAMAHNATWQYASEEQLQDAQMAIERSVMNRIFKLAFYPNQDGDIHRDQLFHEHIQRLSKVVTANHRALQIPEVYLKEAPWPSAQSEIRTINAYKTPRDKVQCILRMCSTIMNLLSLANEDSVPGADDFVPVLVFVLIRANPPCLLSTVQYINNFYATRLSGEECYWWMQFTAAVEFIKTIDDRK encoded by the exons ATGGTGAAGCCAGACATCCACACTCTGGCCCACCACCTGAAGCAGGAACGGCTGTATGTGGCATCGGAGAAGCAGCAGATACAGAGACTCAACAGCGATGTGCTGAAGACAGCTGAGAGGCTGTACCGGGCTGCATGGATCGCCAAGCAGCAGAGAATCAACCTTGATCGTCTCATTCTTACCAG TGCGGAGGCCTCTCCAGCTGAGTGCTGCCAACATGCCAAAATGCTGGAAGACACACAGTTTGTTGATGGCTACAAGACTCTGGGCTTCCAGGAGACAATTTATGGTGAGTTCTTGGCCCGGCTGAGGGAGAATCCCAGACTTGTGGCTTCCTGCTTGGTGGCAGGAGAGAGGCTGAACCAGGAACACACCCAAGGGGTCATCCATACAGTCTTCACCTCACTATATGGCAACTGTATCATGCAGGAGGATGAGAGCTACCTGCTGCAG GTGTTGCGGTATCTGATCGAATTTGAGCTGAAGGAGAGTGACAACCCTCGCCGTCTACTGCGGCGGGGAACCTGTGCCTTCAGCATCCTTTTCAAGCTATTCTCTGAGGGCCTGTACTCAGCCAAGCTCTTCCTCACTGCTACCCTCCATGAACCCATAATGCAGCTGCTGGTGGAAGATGAAGACCACCTGGAGACAGACCCATCCAAGGTGACCGAGAGCCTCACTCCAGCCCAGCGAGAACGCTTTGGAGAGAAGGGCTCTGAGGGCTACAAACAAAGGGTGCAGGCAGCTGTGGAGGCCAATGAAGCCAAACTAGTAGCTCTGGTCAATAAGTTCATTGGTTACTTGAAGCAGAACACCTACTGCTTTCCTCACAGCTTACGCTGGATTGTGTCCCAGATGTACAAAACATTGTCGTGTGTGGAACGCCTTGAGGTGGGTGAGGTGCGCACCATGTGTACAGATCTGTTGCTAACCTGCTTCATCTGCCCAGCTATAGTCAACCCAGAGCAATATGGTATTATCTCAGATGCCCCCATCAATGAAGTGGCCCGCTTCAATCTAATGCAG GTAGGGCAGCTTTTGCAGCAGTTGGCCATGGCTGACGATGATGCAGACCCCAGACGAAAAAGCAGTTTGTCTAAATTTGATAAG AGTTGTGTTGCTGCCTTTCTGGATGTTGTGATTGGAGGAAGAGCTGTCGAGACCCCACCCATGTCTTCAATGAACCTACTGGAAGGCCTCAGCAGGACTGCAGTCTATATTACTCAAAATCAGCTGCTAGCATTG GTGGACTTTGTGCGGAGTGTGACAACAGGGGACCATCTTCGGGAAGAGGAGCACATGGCTCTGGAGAACCTGCTGTCCAATGTACCGCAGTCTCGAACTGTGAAGAGCAACAGTCTGGAGCTTACCCCCTCCAACACCCCTCAGCATTCTCCAGCTACCACTCCTGCCAACAAGAAGAACAGGCTTCCAATAG GACAACACTTAGCTGCTATCACATCCTGGGACCCCACAACCACCACTTTGTCTGCTCACATTCCATTAGTAACCCCTTTTG CTGCTCGAAGCCGCAGTCGTACCAACATAGCCCAGGAGGGGGAGGCAGAGGCCAGCTCCCAAGAGTCCCTACAGGAGCTAATGCCAGAGGAGGTGCTGGTGATTTCACTAGGAACTGGTCCTCAGACTGTCCCTGGGATGATGTCAGAGAATGAG GTTTTGAACCTGCAGATGGCTGATGGGGCCCAGGGGGATGGTCATGCTGATGATACTAAGCTGCATGGTAAACCAGACAAAACGCTGCGCTTCTCCCTCTGCAGTGACAACTTGGAAGGCATCTCAGAGG GTCCATCTAATCGTTCTAACTCTGTGTCATCTCTGGACCTGGAGGGAGAATCTGTTTCCGAGCTGGGCGCTGGACCATCAGGGAGCAATGGAGTGGAGGCTCTACAGCTTTTGGAGCATGAACAGG CCACCACTCAGGACAACCTGGATGACAAACTGCGTAAGTTTGAGATCAGAGACATGATGGGTCTAACAGATGATCGGGACATCTCTGAGACAGTGAGTGAAACCTGGAGCACTGATGTTCTTGGCAGTGACTTTGACCCAAACATGGATGAAGATCGGCTACAGGAAATAGCAG GGGCAGCTGCGGAGAACATGCTCGGCAGCCTGCTGTGTCTCCCTGGCTCGGGTTCAGTGCTGTTGGATCCCTATGGCTCAACTATCTCAGAGACCACAAGCGAGGCCTGGAGCGTGGAGGTCCTGCCCAGTGACTCAG AAGCACCAGACCTGAAGCAGGAGGAGCGTCTGCAGGAGCTGGAGAGCTGTTCAGGGGTTGGCAGCACATCAGATGACACAGAGGTCAGAGAGGTCAGCTCAAGACCCAGCACACCAGGTCTCAGTGTTGTCTCAG GTATCAGCGCAACCTCAGAAGACATCCCCAACAAGATCGAAGACCTGCGGTCAGAGTGCAGCTCAGACTTTGGAGGGAAGGACTCTGTGGCCAGTCCAGATGGGGAGGAGTCAGGTCACG GAGCACATCATTTGACATCTCCTCCCTCACAGGCTGATTCCTTACTGGCCATGTTTGATCCACTCTCCACCGCTGAAG GTTCTTCTACTGGAACCATAGTGAGGCCCAAAGTGCACTACGCCAGGCCCCCTCACCCTCCCCCTGACCCTCCCATTCCTGAAGCCAGTGCCCTGGGGCAGGAGACACGCCACTCTCTCTTCATGCCCCACTGCTTGGCCCAGGTGGAGCTGGAGCACACCAAGCAGCGTCATTCCTTCCCCGACAGGTTGGTCCGCAGCCGCAGCTCTGACATCGTGTGTCCAGGCCGCCGGCCCACAAGTGACCCTGGCCTTAACCGACGGGTAGCAGTTGAGGAGCGTGACTCAGCCGGGGCCTTCGCCTTAGCACCGTCCTCATCCCCCAGCAAAGACTCTCTGAAAGGAGAG gCTGAGGATAAGAAAGACAGTGACGATGAGAAGTCTGACCGCAACAGACCATGGTGGAAGAAACGCTTTGTGTCAGCCATTCCCAAAG TGCTGTATTGGACGGCTGAGAGTGATGTCCCAG CTCCAATAGCAGCATTTAGGAGAAGGGACAAACCAGAGAAAGATGACATTGCCCAGGAGCGTATCCCACAAG ATGACCCAGTGCCCAGGCAGAGCACTCAGGTGCAGGCAGCTGAAGACATCCTGGACAAGTACAGGAACATAAAGAGGCCTAGCCCAAGTGATGGGGCCACAGCTGGAGCTTCCTATGATGGTGCAGGAG ATCTTTGTGTTGAGGACAGTGTACATGACTCTCCAAGGGAAGATACTCTGCAGAACATTTCCACAGATGACCTCCCAGATTCAGCCAGCCAAACAGCACAGCAACATGACTCCAAGTTTTCTTTCAG tgaTGCAAAAAAGAAGCTAAGATTGGCGTTGTGTTCTGCAGACTCTGTAGCTCTGCCCATCATGGCTCCTGCAACTACACGAAATGGGCTGCCAGACCACATGGATCCTGAAG ACAATGAGATCGTCTGCTTCCTGAAGGTCCAGCTTGCAGAGGCCATCAACCTCCAGGATAAGAACCAGATGGCCCAGATCCAGGAGACCACGCGCTGTGTCAGCCGCTTCGACGCACGCACCTGCAGGAAGCTGCTGGCTGCCATTGCAGAGGATTACAG AAAGCGGGCGCCGTACATAGCTTATCTAACCAGGTGTCGTCAGGGCCTGCAGACCTCTCAGGCACATCTGGAGAGACTCCTTCAGAGGGTGCTGAGAGACAAGGAGGTGGCTAATCGGTACTTCACCACGGTCTGTGTTCGACTCCTTCTGGAAAGCAAGGAGTTTGAGATGCTTGACTTTATTAAGG CATTTCAGGTATGCACAGCAGCGGATGACAAGACAGCAGCGGTGGAGGATTTTCTGCGGTACTTGTATGGTGCCATGGCCCATAATGCCACTTGGCAGTATGCAAgtgaggagcagctgcaggatgCCCAGATGGCTATCGAGCGTAGCGTTATGAACCGCATCTTTAAACTGGCCTTCTACCCCAACCAGGATGGAGATATTCACAGAGACCA GCTTTTCCATGAACACATCCAGCGGCTCTCTAAAGTTGtgacagccaatcacagagctcTTCAAATCCCAGAG GTTTACCTGAAGGAGGCTCCCTGGCCCTCTGCACAGTCTGAGATCAGGACCATCAATGCCTACAAGACGCCACGAGACAAAGTCCAGTGTATACTGCGCATGTGTTCCACCATCATGAACCTCCTCAGCCTGGCCAATGAAGACTCCGTCCCTGGAGCAGACGACTTTGTCCCAGTTCTGGTCTTTGTCCTCATACGG GCAAACCCGCCCTGCCTGCTGTCCACTGTTCAGTACATCAATAATTTCTACGCCACCCGGCTGAGTGGGGAGGAGTGCTATTGGTGGATGCAGTTCACCGCGGCAGTGGAATTCATTAAGACCATCGACGATCGCAAGTGA
- the gapvd1 gene encoding GTPase-activating protein and VPS9 domain-containing protein 1 isoform X4, with the protein MVKPDIHTLAHHLKQERLYVASEKQQIQRLNSDVLKTAERLYRAAWIAKQQRINLDRLILTSAEASPAECCQHAKMLEDTQFVDGYKTLGFQETIYGEFLARLRENPRLVASCLVAGERLNQEHTQGVIHTVFTSLYGNCIMQEDESYLLQVLRYLIEFELKESDNPRRLLRRGTCAFSILFKLFSEGLYSAKLFLTATLHEPIMQLLVEDEDHLETDPSKVTESLTPAQRERFGEKGSEGYKQRVQAAVEANEAKLVALVNKFIGYLKQNTYCFPHSLRWIVSQMYKTLSCVERLEVGEVRTMCTDLLLTCFICPAIVNPEQYGIISDAPINEVARFNLMQVGQLLQQLAMADDDADPRRKSSLSKFDKSCVAAFLDVVIGGRAVETPPMSSMNLLEGLSRTAVYITQNQLLALVDFVRSVTTGDHLREEEHMALENLLSNVPQSRTVKSNSLELTPSNTPQHSPATTPANKKNRLPIAARSRSRTNIAQEGEAEASSQESLQELMPEEVLVISLGTGPQTVPGMMSENEVLNLQMADGAQGDGHADDTKLHGKPDKTLRFSLCSDNLEGISEGPSNRSNSVSSLDLEGESVSELGAGPSGSNGVEALQLLEHEQATTQDNLDDKLRKFEIRDMMGLTDDRDISETVSETWSTDVLGSDFDPNMDEDRLQEIAGAAAENMLGSLLCLPGSGSVLLDPYGSTISETTSEAWSVEVLPSDSEAPDLKQEERLQELESCSGVGSTSDDTEVREVSSRPSTPGLSVVSGISATSEDIPNKIEDLRSECSSDFGGKDSVASPDGEESGHGAHHLTSPPSQADSLLAMFDPLSTAEGSSTGTIVRPKVHYARPPHPPPDPPIPEASALGQETRHSLFMPHCLAQVELEHTKQRHSFPDRLVRSRSSDIVCPGRRPTSDPGLNRRVAVEERDSAGAFALAPSSSPSKDSLKGEAEDKKDSDDEKSDRNRPWWKKRFVSAIPKAPIAAFRRRDKPEKDDIAQERIPQDDPVPRQSTQVQAAEDILDKYRNIKRPSPSDGATAGASYDGAGDLCVEDSVHDSPREDTLQNISTDDLPDSASQTAQQHDSKFSFSDAKKKLRLALCSADSVALPIMAPATTRNGLPDHMDPEDNEIVCFLKVQLAEAINLQDKNQMAQIQETTRCVSRFDARTCRKLLAAIAEDYRKRAPYIAYLTRCRQGLQTSQAHLERLLQRVLRDKEVANRYFTTVCVRLLLESKEFEMLDFIKAFQVCTAADDKTAAVEDFLRYLYGAMAHNATWQYASEEQLQDAQMAIERSVMNRIFKLAFYPNQDGDIHRDQLFHEHIQRLSKVVTANHRALQIPEVYLKEAPWPSAQSEIRTINAYKTPRDKVQCILRMCSTIMNLLSLANEDSVPGADDFVPVLVFVLIRANPPCLLSTVQYINNFYATRLSGEECYWWMQFTAAVEFIKTIDDRK; encoded by the exons ATGGTGAAGCCAGACATCCACACTCTGGCCCACCACCTGAAGCAGGAACGGCTGTATGTGGCATCGGAGAAGCAGCAGATACAGAGACTCAACAGCGATGTGCTGAAGACAGCTGAGAGGCTGTACCGGGCTGCATGGATCGCCAAGCAGCAGAGAATCAACCTTGATCGTCTCATTCTTACCAG TGCGGAGGCCTCTCCAGCTGAGTGCTGCCAACATGCCAAAATGCTGGAAGACACACAGTTTGTTGATGGCTACAAGACTCTGGGCTTCCAGGAGACAATTTATGGTGAGTTCTTGGCCCGGCTGAGGGAGAATCCCAGACTTGTGGCTTCCTGCTTGGTGGCAGGAGAGAGGCTGAACCAGGAACACACCCAAGGGGTCATCCATACAGTCTTCACCTCACTATATGGCAACTGTATCATGCAGGAGGATGAGAGCTACCTGCTGCAG GTGTTGCGGTATCTGATCGAATTTGAGCTGAAGGAGAGTGACAACCCTCGCCGTCTACTGCGGCGGGGAACCTGTGCCTTCAGCATCCTTTTCAAGCTATTCTCTGAGGGCCTGTACTCAGCCAAGCTCTTCCTCACTGCTACCCTCCATGAACCCATAATGCAGCTGCTGGTGGAAGATGAAGACCACCTGGAGACAGACCCATCCAAGGTGACCGAGAGCCTCACTCCAGCCCAGCGAGAACGCTTTGGAGAGAAGGGCTCTGAGGGCTACAAACAAAGGGTGCAGGCAGCTGTGGAGGCCAATGAAGCCAAACTAGTAGCTCTGGTCAATAAGTTCATTGGTTACTTGAAGCAGAACACCTACTGCTTTCCTCACAGCTTACGCTGGATTGTGTCCCAGATGTACAAAACATTGTCGTGTGTGGAACGCCTTGAGGTGGGTGAGGTGCGCACCATGTGTACAGATCTGTTGCTAACCTGCTTCATCTGCCCAGCTATAGTCAACCCAGAGCAATATGGTATTATCTCAGATGCCCCCATCAATGAAGTGGCCCGCTTCAATCTAATGCAG GTAGGGCAGCTTTTGCAGCAGTTGGCCATGGCTGACGATGATGCAGACCCCAGACGAAAAAGCAGTTTGTCTAAATTTGATAAG AGTTGTGTTGCTGCCTTTCTGGATGTTGTGATTGGAGGAAGAGCTGTCGAGACCCCACCCATGTCTTCAATGAACCTACTGGAAGGCCTCAGCAGGACTGCAGTCTATATTACTCAAAATCAGCTGCTAGCATTG GTGGACTTTGTGCGGAGTGTGACAACAGGGGACCATCTTCGGGAAGAGGAGCACATGGCTCTGGAGAACCTGCTGTCCAATGTACCGCAGTCTCGAACTGTGAAGAGCAACAGTCTGGAGCTTACCCCCTCCAACACCCCTCAGCATTCTCCAGCTACCACTCCTGCCAACAAGAAGAACAGGCTTCCAATAG CTGCTCGAAGCCGCAGTCGTACCAACATAGCCCAGGAGGGGGAGGCAGAGGCCAGCTCCCAAGAGTCCCTACAGGAGCTAATGCCAGAGGAGGTGCTGGTGATTTCACTAGGAACTGGTCCTCAGACTGTCCCTGGGATGATGTCAGAGAATGAG GTTTTGAACCTGCAGATGGCTGATGGGGCCCAGGGGGATGGTCATGCTGATGATACTAAGCTGCATGGTAAACCAGACAAAACGCTGCGCTTCTCCCTCTGCAGTGACAACTTGGAAGGCATCTCAGAGG GTCCATCTAATCGTTCTAACTCTGTGTCATCTCTGGACCTGGAGGGAGAATCTGTTTCCGAGCTGGGCGCTGGACCATCAGGGAGCAATGGAGTGGAGGCTCTACAGCTTTTGGAGCATGAACAGG CCACCACTCAGGACAACCTGGATGACAAACTGCGTAAGTTTGAGATCAGAGACATGATGGGTCTAACAGATGATCGGGACATCTCTGAGACAGTGAGTGAAACCTGGAGCACTGATGTTCTTGGCAGTGACTTTGACCCAAACATGGATGAAGATCGGCTACAGGAAATAGCAG GGGCAGCTGCGGAGAACATGCTCGGCAGCCTGCTGTGTCTCCCTGGCTCGGGTTCAGTGCTGTTGGATCCCTATGGCTCAACTATCTCAGAGACCACAAGCGAGGCCTGGAGCGTGGAGGTCCTGCCCAGTGACTCAG AAGCACCAGACCTGAAGCAGGAGGAGCGTCTGCAGGAGCTGGAGAGCTGTTCAGGGGTTGGCAGCACATCAGATGACACAGAGGTCAGAGAGGTCAGCTCAAGACCCAGCACACCAGGTCTCAGTGTTGTCTCAG GTATCAGCGCAACCTCAGAAGACATCCCCAACAAGATCGAAGACCTGCGGTCAGAGTGCAGCTCAGACTTTGGAGGGAAGGACTCTGTGGCCAGTCCAGATGGGGAGGAGTCAGGTCACG GAGCACATCATTTGACATCTCCTCCCTCACAGGCTGATTCCTTACTGGCCATGTTTGATCCACTCTCCACCGCTGAAG GTTCTTCTACTGGAACCATAGTGAGGCCCAAAGTGCACTACGCCAGGCCCCCTCACCCTCCCCCTGACCCTCCCATTCCTGAAGCCAGTGCCCTGGGGCAGGAGACACGCCACTCTCTCTTCATGCCCCACTGCTTGGCCCAGGTGGAGCTGGAGCACACCAAGCAGCGTCATTCCTTCCCCGACAGGTTGGTCCGCAGCCGCAGCTCTGACATCGTGTGTCCAGGCCGCCGGCCCACAAGTGACCCTGGCCTTAACCGACGGGTAGCAGTTGAGGAGCGTGACTCAGCCGGGGCCTTCGCCTTAGCACCGTCCTCATCCCCCAGCAAAGACTCTCTGAAAGGAGAG gCTGAGGATAAGAAAGACAGTGACGATGAGAAGTCTGACCGCAACAGACCATGGTGGAAGAAACGCTTTGTGTCAGCCATTCCCAAAG CTCCAATAGCAGCATTTAGGAGAAGGGACAAACCAGAGAAAGATGACATTGCCCAGGAGCGTATCCCACAAG ATGACCCAGTGCCCAGGCAGAGCACTCAGGTGCAGGCAGCTGAAGACATCCTGGACAAGTACAGGAACATAAAGAGGCCTAGCCCAAGTGATGGGGCCACAGCTGGAGCTTCCTATGATGGTGCAGGAG ATCTTTGTGTTGAGGACAGTGTACATGACTCTCCAAGGGAAGATACTCTGCAGAACATTTCCACAGATGACCTCCCAGATTCAGCCAGCCAAACAGCACAGCAACATGACTCCAAGTTTTCTTTCAG tgaTGCAAAAAAGAAGCTAAGATTGGCGTTGTGTTCTGCAGACTCTGTAGCTCTGCCCATCATGGCTCCTGCAACTACACGAAATGGGCTGCCAGACCACATGGATCCTGAAG ACAATGAGATCGTCTGCTTCCTGAAGGTCCAGCTTGCAGAGGCCATCAACCTCCAGGATAAGAACCAGATGGCCCAGATCCAGGAGACCACGCGCTGTGTCAGCCGCTTCGACGCACGCACCTGCAGGAAGCTGCTGGCTGCCATTGCAGAGGATTACAG AAAGCGGGCGCCGTACATAGCTTATCTAACCAGGTGTCGTCAGGGCCTGCAGACCTCTCAGGCACATCTGGAGAGACTCCTTCAGAGGGTGCTGAGAGACAAGGAGGTGGCTAATCGGTACTTCACCACGGTCTGTGTTCGACTCCTTCTGGAAAGCAAGGAGTTTGAGATGCTTGACTTTATTAAGG CATTTCAGGTATGCACAGCAGCGGATGACAAGACAGCAGCGGTGGAGGATTTTCTGCGGTACTTGTATGGTGCCATGGCCCATAATGCCACTTGGCAGTATGCAAgtgaggagcagctgcaggatgCCCAGATGGCTATCGAGCGTAGCGTTATGAACCGCATCTTTAAACTGGCCTTCTACCCCAACCAGGATGGAGATATTCACAGAGACCA GCTTTTCCATGAACACATCCAGCGGCTCTCTAAAGTTGtgacagccaatcacagagctcTTCAAATCCCAGAG GTTTACCTGAAGGAGGCTCCCTGGCCCTCTGCACAGTCTGAGATCAGGACCATCAATGCCTACAAGACGCCACGAGACAAAGTCCAGTGTATACTGCGCATGTGTTCCACCATCATGAACCTCCTCAGCCTGGCCAATGAAGACTCCGTCCCTGGAGCAGACGACTTTGTCCCAGTTCTGGTCTTTGTCCTCATACGG GCAAACCCGCCCTGCCTGCTGTCCACTGTTCAGTACATCAATAATTTCTACGCCACCCGGCTGAGTGGGGAGGAGTGCTATTGGTGGATGCAGTTCACCGCGGCAGTGGAATTCATTAAGACCATCGACGATCGCAAGTGA